The Paraburkholderia megapolitana genomic sequence TGGCGCAGACCCGTACCGTCGCCGCACACTGCCCGACCTCGAACCTGTTTCTCGGCAGCGGACTGTTCGATTTCGACAAGGCAGGGGAAACGGGGCAGCCGGTCGCACTCGCAACGGACGTCGGCGGCGGCACGTCGTTTTCGATGCTGCAAACGATGAACGAAGCGCACAAGGTCGCGCGCCTCACCGGCCATCATCTGAGTGCCACGCGCATGTTCTGGCTCGCCACTGCCGGCGCCGCACAGGCGCTCGATCTTGCCGACAAGGTCGGGACGCTCGCCGTGCAATCGGAAGCGGATTTCGTCGTGCTCGATCCGGCGGCGACGCCGTTGCTGGCGCGCCGTACGGCGCGGGTGGAATCGCTGGAGGAACTGCTGTTTGCGTTCGCGCTGCTCGGCGACGATCGCGCGGTGTACGCGACTTATGCGGCTGGGAAGTGTGTGCACGAGCGCGATCGGGAGCGGGTGCATGCGGCTCGCAGTGCGAGGATTGCTGCGTAACCCGAGATTCCGCGGCGGGCGGCGCATCTGGATTGCACCGCCCGTCGCAACGCTTCACGCCACGTCACACCGGTTGCATGCAAACTTCGTGCAGCGCATTGAGTCTGCGCACCGGGTCGGCAACGTACGGATTCGTCTCGTCCCACGCATAACCCGCTAGCACCGCACTGATCATGCGACGGATTCCCTCCGTCTGGTGCGGATGAAAAATGATGTCCTGTAGCTCGCCGGTATACCACCGCTCGACGAACGCACGGAACGTATCGATACCCTTGCGCAGCGGTACGTCGTAATCGGCCTGCCAGTCTACGGCCTCGCCGCGCAGGAGCCGTATTAACGCGCGCGTCGCGAGATGCGCGGAGCGCAGTGCGATCGTCACGCCTGAAGAAAACACCGGGTCGAGAAATTCACCGGCGTTGCCGAGCAGCGCATAGCCGGGGCCGTGCAGTTTCTCGACGTTCGCGGCATACCCGCCGATCTGCCGCACCGGCATCAGGAACGGTGCGGCGCCGATCAGTCTACCCAGTGTGGGTTCCTCGTTGATCAGGCTGCGCAGCTTCGCTTCGCGTTCTGCATCCGGTACATCGAGAAAGCTCGCCTCCGCCACGCAGCCAACCGACGAGCGGCCGCCAGCCAGCGGAATCATCCAGTACCAGACGTCGCGCCGCCGCGGATGCACGGCCACGCTGATCTTGTTGCGATCGGTCGTGCCAGCGGGCAAGCCGTCGCGTACGTGGGTGAAGATCGCGGCGCGAGTCGGCATCCGTGTCGGCGCCTCGAGGTTCAAGAGCCGCGGCAGCACACGGCCGAAACCGCTCGCGTCGAGTACAAAGCGCGCCTGCACGCGGTACGCCGCACCCGCCTCGTCTTCGATATCGAGCACAGGCGCCGCACCGGTCTGGATCGCGCGCACCGTGTGGCCAAAGCTGACCTCGGCACCCTGCTGCTGTGCGCAGCGGATCAACAGATCGTCGAAAACCGCGCGCTCGACCTGGTATGTCGTGCCCCACCCCGGTGTGTGCTTGTCGCGGAAGTCGAACGACGACGTCTGCTCGTTGCAGATAAAGTGCGCGCCGTTCTTGTACTGGAAACCCGCTTCAACCACCGCCTGCAACATGCCCGCTTCTTCAAGGTAGGTCATGCTCTGCGGCAACAGACTTTCACCGATCGAAAAGCGTGGAAAATGTTGCCGTTCGAGCACTCGCACCGAGTGTCCCGCACGCCGCAGTAACGCCGCCGCAACGGCACCCGCGGGCCCAGCGCCGATAATCGCTACATCGACGGTCACATTCTGATCTAAAGACATTCCGCTCACCTGTTCTTCGCTGCATTGATCCGTCCCGGGCGGTGTCGCCATCGCTCGCGCGCCCCGGCATCGGGCTTTACAATGTCGAACGCTCGCCGCGGCGAGACTGCACCTCTACCGGGGAAACCACGTGTCGCCATCTCAATTTTCCAGCGTGCCGTTCGTGCCCGAAACTGCCTTCGGCATCTGGTTCCTGCGTACTCACACGTGGGAACACCACGTGCTGCGCGTCGCGATCAACGACCTCAAGCAGCTCGTCGACGCCCCGCTGCCTGACTCGCCCACGATCGTCGACGTCGGCTGCGGTCAAGGCATCTCGTTCCGCCTGCTGGCCAGCGCGTTCCGCCCACGCCGCATCGTCGGCGTCGATTTTCATGCGCCGTCGCTGGTGCTCGCCGAAGCGGCCGCGCACACTTGTCGCGCGCAGGCTGATCGCGCCATCGACATCGAATTACTGCACGGCGACTGTGCAAACCTGCCGCTACCCGACGCGAGCGCCGATTTCGTGTTCTGCCACCAGACCTTCCATCATCTCGTCGAGCAGGACCGCGCGCTCAGCGAATTCCGCCGCGTCCTGAAGCCTGGCGGCGTGCTGCTGTTCGCCGAATCGACCGACGCATACATCCGCTCGTGGGTCATCCGGCTGCTGTTCCGCCATCCGATGCACGTGCAGAAAAGCGCC encodes the following:
- a CDS encoding NAD(P)/FAD-dependent oxidoreductase, with amino-acid sequence MSLDQNVTVDVAIIGAGPAGAVAAALLRRAGHSVRVLERQHFPRFSIGESLLPQSMTYLEEAGMLQAVVEAGFQYKNGAHFICNEQTSSFDFRDKHTPGWGTTYQVERAVFDDLLIRCAQQQGAEVSFGHTVRAIQTGAAPVLDIEDEAGAAYRVQARFVLDASGFGRVLPRLLNLEAPTRMPTRAAIFTHVRDGLPAGTTDRNKISVAVHPRRRDVWYWMIPLAGGRSSVGCVAEASFLDVPDAEREAKLRSLINEEPTLGRLIGAAPFLMPVRQIGGYAANVEKLHGPGYALLGNAGEFLDPVFSSGVTIALRSAHLATRALIRLLRGEAVDWQADYDVPLRKGIDTFRAFVERWYTGELQDIIFHPHQTEGIRRMISAVLAGYAWDETNPYVADPVRRLNALHEVCMQPV
- a CDS encoding class I SAM-dependent methyltransferase, which produces MSPSQFSSVPFVPETAFGIWFLRTHTWEHHVLRVAINDLKQLVDAPLPDSPTIVDVGCGQGISFRLLASAFRPRRIVGVDFHAPSLVLAEAAAHTCRAQADRAIDIELLHGDCANLPLPDASADFVFCHQTFHHLVEQDRALSEFRRVLKPGGVLLFAESTDAYIRSWVIRLLFRHPMHVQKSADGYLQMIRDAGFAFGTHNVSLPYLWWSRAKDFGLLERLGLSHPQPGKRRETLVNVAAVKTG